From Nitratidesulfovibrio vulgaris str. Hildenborough, a single genomic window includes:
- a CDS encoding MlaA family lipoprotein, which yields MMFRSRQPVEPALCEAERCSRCAFTGVRLLAAVILCACLVGVSPGAHAAGDPAPYAAQTSDTLDDYDVPDAHLVADPLEGWNRMWFGFNDFVLLRIGKPVYKGYEAVTPEELRSGVRNFFHNILFPLRFVNNLLQGRFNAAGVEMGRFIVNTTVGMGGLIDVAKKDRPVVPVEDEDMGQTLGVWGFGEGFYLVWPFIGPSTLRDTAGFAGDYFLDPTWFALTLEESIAANGYKQLNGLGPAIDGYEGLKSGSVEPYTAVRNAYIQLRRDKIRR from the coding sequence ATGATGTTTCGATCAAGGCAACCCGTGGAGCCCGCCCTGTGCGAAGCCGAGAGGTGTTCGCGCTGCGCCTTCACTGGTGTACGCTTGCTGGCTGCGGTCATTCTCTGTGCCTGCCTCGTGGGCGTCAGCCCCGGTGCACACGCCGCCGGAGACCCGGCACCCTATGCGGCGCAGACAAGCGATACCCTTGACGATTATGACGTCCCCGATGCCCACCTTGTCGCCGACCCACTTGAGGGCTGGAACAGGATGTGGTTCGGCTTCAACGACTTCGTCCTGTTGCGTATAGGCAAGCCCGTCTACAAGGGCTACGAGGCGGTCACCCCTGAAGAACTCCGAAGCGGTGTGCGCAACTTCTTCCACAACATCCTCTTTCCCCTGCGATTCGTGAACAACCTGCTTCAAGGCAGGTTCAACGCAGCCGGGGTCGAGATGGGCCGCTTCATCGTCAACACGACCGTGGGCATGGGTGGCCTCATCGACGTCGCCAAGAAGGACAGGCCCGTCGTTCCGGTCGAAGACGAGGACATGGGGCAGACGCTGGGGGTGTGGGGCTTCGGAGAGGGCTTCTACCTTGTCTGGCCCTTCATCGGGCCAAGCACGTTGCGTGATACCGCCGGATTCGCCGGCGACTACTTCCTCGACCCCACGTGGTTCGCTCTTACACTCGAAGAATCCATTGCTGCCAACGGGTACAAGCAACTCAACGGTCTCGGGCCTGCCATCGATGGCTATGAAGGTCTCAAGTCCGGTTCTGTAGAACCCTACACGGCTGTTCGCAACGCCTACATCCAGTTGCGACGCGACAAGATACGCCGTTGA
- a CDS encoding MlaC/ttg2D family ABC transporter substrate-binding protein has protein sequence MFLRLSSLCLSALLICCVLAPGTSFASSPARATLESTVTRVLDILKSPDYRDTAKRDAERNKIEAEIRNIFDYEEFSARTVGANWPSFTADQKNRFTEAFAQLLRATYLEKIDGYNGERIAYTGELASTKGDKVEVQTAVTLKDGKTVPVAYRMLEKQGRWVVYDVIIEGVSLVKNYRSQFQDLLTKGTPDQLIERVRSKADEVRAKAAQ, from the coding sequence ATGTTCCTGCGCCTTTCATCCTTATGCCTGTCCGCCCTGCTCATATGCTGTGTCCTAGCGCCCGGCACCTCGTTCGCTTCATCTCCGGCACGCGCCACGCTTGAAAGCACCGTCACGCGCGTACTCGACATCCTGAAATCCCCCGACTACCGCGACACTGCCAAGCGTGACGCGGAACGGAACAAGATCGAAGCGGAGATTCGCAACATCTTCGATTACGAGGAGTTCTCCGCCCGCACAGTGGGGGCCAACTGGCCATCATTCACGGCCGACCAGAAAAACCGGTTCACCGAGGCCTTCGCTCAACTGCTGCGCGCCACCTACCTTGAAAAGATCGACGGCTACAACGGCGAACGCATCGCCTACACCGGAGAGTTGGCAAGCACCAAGGGCGACAAGGTCGAAGTGCAGACCGCCGTCACCCTCAAGGACGGCAAGACCGTGCCTGTCGCCTACCGCATGCTCGAAAAACAGGGGCGCTGGGTGGTCTACGACGTCATCATCGAAGGTGTGAGTCTCGTGAAGAACTATCGCTCGCAGTTTCAGGACCTGCTCACCAAGGGCACGCCCGACCAGCTGATCGAGCGGGTACGCTCCAAGGCCGATGAAGTCAGGGCGAAAGCCGCGCAATAG
- the mlaD gene encoding outer membrane lipid asymmetry maintenance protein MlaD, which translates to MNKYSRETAAGVFVLLGLLCVAYLTVKLGRMELLADKGYTVMCKFSSVTGLRVGAEVEIAGVPVGRVASITLDREHPLAVVGLRINEGVKLTDDVIASVKTSGLIGDKYVKLSPGGSPDILGNGDEITETESSIDIESLISKYVFGGV; encoded by the coding sequence ATGAACAAGTACTCTCGTGAAACGGCCGCAGGTGTGTTCGTCCTGCTGGGACTGCTCTGTGTGGCCTATCTCACTGTCAAACTCGGACGTATGGAACTTCTCGCCGACAAGGGCTATACTGTCATGTGCAAGTTCAGTTCCGTCACTGGGCTTCGAGTCGGTGCCGAAGTCGAGATAGCCGGGGTGCCCGTGGGCCGTGTTGCATCCATCACCCTCGACCGGGAACACCCCCTCGCCGTTGTGGGCCTGCGCATCAATGAAGGCGTCAAACTCACTGACGATGTCATCGCCTCGGTCAAGACGAGTGGACTCATCGGGGACAAGTATGTGAAACTGTCACCGGGTGGGTCCCCTGACATCCTTGGCAATGGCGATGAAATCACTGAAACCGAATCGTCCATAGACATCGAATCGCTCATCAGCAAGTATGTCTTCGGAGGTGTCTAG
- a CDS encoding ABC transporter ATP-binding protein, with product MSDTTTAWDIRLEGLRLGYGEKVVLEDVTATLPAGRISMILGGSGCGKSTLLRHILGLQRPLSGRVLLGGNDLFALSGIEFRRTRRRMGVLFQDGALLGALTLGDNVALPLKEHTRLPATTIREVVLHTLGLVGLSDFADYYPSQLSGGMRKRAGLARAIVMHPPILLCDEPTSGLDPINAAQMDRLLLDMKAHFPEMTTVVVSHDLQSLRMIADHALVLHDGKAVFSGSYHDLQATRDPYLRDFLDRTPAADNAMRPALSPEVRAALDAWLAR from the coding sequence ATGTCCGACACCACCACGGCATGGGACATACGCCTTGAGGGGCTTCGCCTCGGCTACGGCGAAAAGGTCGTCCTCGAAGACGTGACCGCCACCCTGCCAGCCGGACGCATCAGCATGATCCTCGGCGGGTCGGGCTGCGGCAAGTCGACACTGCTGCGCCATATTCTCGGACTCCAGCGGCCTCTGTCAGGCAGGGTGCTTCTCGGCGGCAACGACCTCTTCGCGCTTTCCGGCATCGAATTCAGGCGCACACGCCGCCGCATGGGCGTGCTCTTTCAGGATGGCGCGCTTCTGGGCGCCCTGACGCTTGGCGACAACGTCGCCCTGCCGCTCAAGGAACATACCCGGCTGCCTGCGACAACCATCCGCGAGGTCGTGCTGCACACGCTTGGGCTGGTGGGCCTTTCGGATTTCGCAGACTACTATCCAAGCCAGCTTTCGGGCGGCATGCGCAAACGGGCGGGTCTTGCACGCGCCATCGTGATGCACCCCCCCATCCTTCTGTGCGACGAACCCACCTCCGGGCTTGACCCGATCAATGCCGCACAGATGGACAGGCTGCTACTGGACATGAAGGCACATTTTCCTGAAATGACCACCGTCGTCGTCAGCCACGACCTGCAAAGCCTGCGGATGATAGCAGACCATGCTCTCGTGCTGCATGACGGCAAAGCCGTCTTCTCAGGCTCGTATCATGACCTGCAAGCCACCCGCGACCCGTACCTCAGGGACTTCCTCGACCGCACGCCAGCAGCGGACAACGCCATGCGCCCGGCACTCTCGCCGGAAGTAAGGGCTGCGCTCGATGCATGGCTTGCACGCTGA
- a CDS encoding MlaE family ABC transporter permease, which produces MTNPPERDNPVTALGRSFLRLLGELGAMFIFMLDGFRHIFASTKQLPKIVNQVYVIGYKSLFVILLIGIFTGMVLGLQGYYTLVKFGSEGLLGAAVALTLIRELGPVLTAIMVTGRAGSSMAAEIGVMRITDQIDALDVMDINPMGYLVSPRIAASLVAFPLLTALFDVIGIIGGYVTGVMLLGINEGVYFHRIATSVELADVTGGFMKSLLFALIVSTVSCYQGYFTHMRRDGMGPEGVSNSTTSAVVMSCVLVLVADYVLTSFLL; this is translated from the coding sequence ATGACAAACCCACCCGAACGCGACAATCCGGTAACGGCACTGGGCAGGAGCTTTCTCCGGCTCCTCGGTGAACTGGGCGCGATGTTCATCTTCATGCTCGACGGATTCCGGCACATCTTCGCCTCGACGAAGCAACTGCCGAAAATCGTCAATCAGGTTTATGTCATCGGGTACAAGTCGCTGTTCGTCATTCTGCTCATCGGCATCTTCACAGGCATGGTGCTGGGACTTCAAGGGTACTACACCCTTGTCAAATTCGGTTCTGAGGGCCTGCTTGGCGCCGCCGTGGCGCTCACCCTCATACGCGAACTCGGCCCCGTGCTCACCGCCATCATGGTCACCGGGCGCGCTGGTTCGTCCATGGCAGCCGAAATCGGCGTCATGCGCATCACCGACCAGATAGACGCCCTCGATGTCATGGACATCAACCCCATGGGCTACCTCGTCTCACCGCGTATCGCGGCATCGCTGGTGGCCTTTCCCCTGCTGACGGCACTGTTCGACGTCATCGGCATCATCGGAGGGTATGTGACCGGCGTCATGCTCCTCGGCATCAACGAAGGGGTTTACTTTCACCGCATCGCCACCAGCGTGGAACTCGCCGACGTGACCGGCGGCTTCATGAAGTCGTTGCTGTTCGCGCTCATCGTCTCCACGGTAAGCTGCTATCAGGGGTACTTCACCCACATGAGGCGAGACGGTATGGGGCCTGAAGGCGTGAGCAACTCAACCACGTCTGCTGTCGTCATGTCGTGCGTGCTGGTTCTTGTCGCCGACTACGTTCTCACCTCGTTCCTGCTGTAG
- a CDS encoding SPOR domain-containing protein produces the protein MARASSNSGKPGGGEGKGGYTIRVTFSSLISAGIVTLIGLGWVFMLGVIVGRGYHPEQKVPELARILPAQPHTAPPAPAQAQRNDVIKAEELKFMNSLKGRPTGNNTTATTTATAPAAPAKAQQKSAEKTEQAKPSAKELAEAKARENSRKAQEQKAEAARKAQAEKKAKAEAAKAEAAKAEAAKNDTFDYVYQVAAFKDEGPAKTMRGKLETAGLRARVETQKDKTVTWYRILVSFRGTPEDTRALRATLLKQGIDKIIMRSKVPATGKAKS, from the coding sequence ATGGCAAGGGCGAGCAGCAACAGCGGCAAGCCGGGAGGGGGCGAAGGCAAGGGCGGATACACCATCCGCGTCACCTTCTCCTCTCTCATCTCGGCAGGTATCGTCACCCTCATCGGTCTGGGGTGGGTCTTCATGCTCGGCGTCATCGTGGGGCGTGGCTACCATCCTGAACAGAAAGTGCCCGAACTGGCCCGAATCCTGCCCGCCCAGCCCCACACGGCACCTCCGGCCCCGGCACAGGCGCAGCGTAACGACGTCATCAAGGCCGAAGAGCTGAAGTTCATGAACTCGCTCAAGGGGCGCCCCACCGGCAACAACACCACGGCGACGACGACGGCGACCGCCCCTGCCGCACCGGCGAAGGCGCAGCAGAAGTCCGCAGAGAAGACGGAACAGGCCAAGCCGTCCGCCAAGGAACTGGCCGAAGCGAAGGCACGCGAGAACAGCCGCAAGGCGCAGGAGCAGAAGGCGGAAGCCGCCCGTAAGGCGCAGGCCGAAAAGAAGGCGAAGGCGGAGGCCGCCAAAGCGGAGGCGGCAAAGGCAGAAGCCGCCAAGAACGACACCTTCGACTACGTCTATCAGGTGGCAGCCTTCAAGGACGAAGGGCCGGCAAAGACCATGCGCGGCAAGCTTGAAACGGCGGGACTGCGGGCACGCGTCGAGACCCAGAAGGACAAGACCGTGACGTGGTACCGCATCCTTGTCTCCTTCAGGGGTACCCCTGAAGACACCCGCGCCCTCCGTGCCACGCTCCTCAAACAGGGTATCGACAAGATCATCATGCGGTCCAAGGTTCCGGCCACGGGCAAGGCCAAATCCTGA
- the argS gene encoding arginine--tRNA ligase, giving the protein MRAKKQLLAALQDIVKDMGLAWPEKATIDTPKATGFGDLAANIALVLAKQAGQNPRELATRIADALRNRDADITAIDIAGPGFLNVTYSQDFWRETILRAQEAGSAFGSSDTGAGRKVQVEYVSANPTGPLHIGHGRGAAVGDSLARIMRFAGYDVSTEYYINDAGRQMRLLGLSVWVRAKELAGRPVTLPEDFYRGDYIKDIARELMEKEPGLLDLDDAAGEDRCFAYAMSSILDGIKQDLADFRVEHQVWFSERSLVEGGAVEKTFNRLKEAGLAFEQDGALWFRTTDFGDDKDRVLRKSDGTLTYFSSDIAYHDNKYDRGFDLVVDIWGADHHGYIPRMRAAVAALGRKPEAFDVVLIQLVNLLRGGELVAMSTRAGQFETLADVVKETGADAARFMFLSRKSDSPLDFDLELVKQRTMDNPVYYVQYAHARVCSVLRKAAERGIEMPAQLDGASLAPLSGDDEMELLRLLDRFEETVAGAATALAPHHISHYLMEVAGALHSYYARQPILNATEQDVIVPRLALLRAVGCVLANGLSLLGVSAPESM; this is encoded by the coding sequence ATGCGCGCAAAGAAGCAGCTGTTAGCCGCCCTTCAGGACATCGTGAAGGACATGGGGCTGGCCTGGCCCGAAAAGGCCACCATCGACACTCCCAAGGCCACCGGCTTCGGCGACCTTGCAGCCAATATCGCCCTCGTACTCGCCAAGCAGGCGGGGCAGAACCCGCGCGAACTCGCCACACGCATTGCGGATGCCCTTCGCAACCGTGACGCGGACATCACCGCCATCGACATCGCCGGACCCGGCTTCCTGAACGTCACCTACTCGCAGGACTTCTGGCGCGAGACCATTCTCCGCGCACAGGAGGCGGGTAGCGCCTTCGGTTCGTCCGACACGGGCGCAGGGCGCAAGGTGCAGGTCGAATATGTTTCGGCCAACCCCACCGGGCCGCTCCACATCGGTCATGGACGCGGTGCGGCAGTGGGCGACAGCCTCGCACGCATCATGCGTTTCGCCGGGTATGATGTCAGCACGGAATACTACATCAATGACGCTGGCAGGCAGATGCGCCTGCTCGGCCTCTCCGTGTGGGTACGGGCCAAGGAACTTGCCGGTCGTCCCGTCACACTGCCCGAGGACTTCTATCGCGGTGACTACATCAAGGACATCGCCCGCGAGTTGATGGAGAAGGAACCTGGTCTGCTCGACCTCGACGACGCCGCCGGTGAAGACCGCTGCTTCGCCTACGCCATGAGCAGCATCCTCGACGGCATCAAGCAGGACCTCGCTGATTTTCGGGTAGAGCATCAGGTTTGGTTCTCGGAGCGTTCGCTCGTTGAGGGCGGTGCCGTCGAGAAGACGTTCAACCGCCTGAAGGAAGCCGGGCTCGCCTTCGAACAGGACGGGGCACTGTGGTTCCGCACCACCGACTTCGGCGACGACAAGGACAGGGTGCTCCGCAAGTCCGATGGAACGCTCACCTATTTCTCGTCCGACATCGCCTACCATGACAACAAGTACGACCGTGGCTTCGACCTCGTCGTCGACATCTGGGGCGCAGACCACCACGGTTACATCCCCCGGATGCGCGCCGCCGTCGCGGCACTGGGCCGCAAGCCCGAAGCCTTCGACGTCGTGCTCATCCAGCTGGTCAACCTGCTGCGCGGTGGTGAACTCGTCGCCATGTCCACCCGCGCCGGACAGTTCGAGACCCTCGCCGACGTGGTGAAGGAGACCGGTGCCGACGCAGCGCGCTTCATGTTCCTCTCCCGCAAGAGCGACAGTCCGCTCGACTTCGACCTTGAACTGGTCAAGCAGCGCACCATGGACAACCCGGTCTACTATGTGCAGTACGCCCACGCCCGTGTGTGTTCGGTGCTGCGCAAGGCTGCCGAGCGCGGCATCGAGATGCCCGCGCAGCTTGATGGTGCGAGCCTCGCCCCGCTCTCCGGTGACGACGAGATGGAACTGCTGCGCCTGCTCGACCGCTTCGAAGAGACGGTCGCCGGGGCTGCCACCGCGCTCGCCCCGCACCACATCAGCCACTACCTGATGGAGGTCGCCGGAGCGTTGCACAGCTACTACGCGCGGCAGCCCATCCTGAATGCCACGGAACAGGATGTCATCGTTCCCCGCCTTGCGCTTCTGCGCGCCGTGGGCTGCGTGCTTGCCAACGGCCTTTCGCTTCTCGGCGTTTCCGCCCCTGAATCGATGTAA
- the fabD gene encoding ACP S-malonyltransferase gives MYHDTTTAVLFPGQGSQEPGMGRDLAEASAEAMALWKKAENISGLPLREIYWDGDDAAMADTRNLQPALTVVNLALWQHVAGRLRPACMAGHSLGEYSALAAAGAIAADAAIELVSLRGRLMAEADPSGEGGMAAVLKLSLADVEDVVREAREATGACLIVANYNTPAQFVVSGAKSAVTDAAARVKERKGRAVPLAVSGAFHSPLMDEAARELARALARVTWNRPRYAVYCNVTATAQTDGASLADIMPRQMTSSVRWIETISSQWTDGIRSWVEVGPKGVLTKMVKPILSTCGVTDDAYMVAGIANLEQAQTFFA, from the coding sequence ATGTACCACGATACCACCACGGCAGTCCTCTTTCCCGGGCAAGGTTCGCAAGAACCGGGCATGGGGCGCGACCTCGCCGAAGCCTCGGCAGAGGCCATGGCCCTCTGGAAAAAGGCCGAGAACATCAGCGGCCTTCCGCTGCGCGAGATATACTGGGATGGCGATGATGCGGCCATGGCCGACACGCGCAACCTGCAACCTGCGCTGACCGTCGTCAATCTCGCCCTGTGGCAGCATGTGGCAGGGCGGCTGCGCCCCGCCTGCATGGCCGGGCACAGCCTCGGGGAATACAGTGCGCTGGCGGCTGCGGGTGCCATCGCGGCAGATGCCGCCATCGAACTCGTCTCTTTGCGCGGCAGGCTCATGGCCGAGGCCGACCCGTCCGGCGAGGGCGGCATGGCGGCCGTACTCAAGCTTTCGCTGGCCGACGTCGAAGACGTGGTGCGCGAAGCCCGCGAGGCCACCGGAGCATGTCTCATCGTGGCCAACTACAACACTCCTGCACAATTCGTCGTGAGCGGGGCCAAGTCGGCTGTGACCGACGCGGCCGCACGCGTCAAGGAACGCAAGGGTCGTGCTGTGCCCCTCGCTGTGAGCGGCGCCTTCCACAGCCCTCTCATGGACGAGGCGGCCCGCGAACTGGCCAGGGCCCTCGCCCGCGTGACGTGGAACCGCCCGCGCTACGCCGTCTACTGCAATGTCACCGCCACGGCACAGACCGACGGCGCCTCTCTCGCCGACATCATGCCCCGTCAGATGACCTCGTCGGTGCGCTGGATAGAGACCATATCCTCGCAGTGGACCGATGGCATCCGCTCATGGGTCGAAGTCGGCCCCAAGGGTGTGCTGACCAAGATGGTCAAGCCCATCCTCTCTACCTGCGGAGTCACCGACGACGCCTACATGGTGGCGGGCATCGCCAATCTCGAACAGGCTCAGACATTCTTTGCATGA
- a CDS encoding 16S rRNA (guanine(527)-N(7))-methyltransferase RsmG → MAGRVEVSRKELTKFCREAGFEPSPGMLEAIAGYLELLLHWNRSMNLVGTRTWQDTFHTLVVDSLHLAAFLDTLPLPPEPEVWDLGAGAGLPGIPLRAAWQRGNYTMVEAREKRAMFLRMALARHPLPGTNVFQGRAEAFMPSRPPADLVVSRAFMPWRELLDFVSGHLAPGGQVVFLSLDPVPASLPEGWAVEAESLYGTRCGGRYFWSLRPIIVPN, encoded by the coding sequence ATGGCTGGACGTGTTGAAGTCTCCCGCAAGGAATTGACGAAGTTCTGTCGTGAAGCAGGGTTCGAGCCCTCACCCGGAATGCTCGAGGCCATCGCCGGGTATCTCGAACTCTTGCTGCACTGGAACCGGAGCATGAACCTTGTGGGAACCCGCACATGGCAGGACACCTTCCATACCCTTGTGGTGGACAGCCTGCACTTGGCGGCTTTCCTTGATACGCTGCCCTTGCCTCCGGAACCGGAGGTATGGGACCTCGGTGCCGGTGCCGGACTGCCCGGTATTCCCCTCCGGGCAGCATGGCAGCGTGGTAACTATACAATGGTCGAGGCCCGCGAGAAGCGCGCCATGTTCCTGCGCATGGCCCTTGCCCGCCATCCCCTGCCGGGTACGAACGTCTTTCAGGGCAGGGCAGAGGCGTTCATGCCGTCCCGTCCGCCCGCCGACCTCGTGGTGAGCCGGGCGTTCATGCCCTGGCGTGAGCTTCTCGATTTCGTGTCGGGCCATCTGGCACCCGGCGGGCAGGTGGTGTTCCTCTCTCTCGACCCCGTGCCCGCATCGTTACCCGAAGGGTGGGCCGTCGAAGCGGAGAGTCTTTATGGAACACGCTGCGGAGGGCGCTATTTTTGGTCCTTGAGGCCCATCATCGTCCCGAACTGA
- a CDS encoding STT3 domain-containing protein: MTRLRGTLSVCIDAFPAWTRPLALAFVVYALSFGMRMLEYPAWQNPEYMLDGEYLLATHDAYHWIAGAEGFEFGAGHPMSELVRLAAAFTGTTPAAVGFWLPPVMASLVAVGVFGWAAALGGVEAGVCAGVLASLAPGFLARTLLGYCDTDLVTLLFPLLMGLGPAFWMARFMFTPLQVARRLLARRTGTSDVVPDAVAVMMTSRGEADDDWHGGALSPRWLALLAGSGLVGSWGAEWHSLFPYLIRYDVVLLFGCICVFGRPGMRRALLVGGLAYALPMLVGAWGLLFALALGWGLHRADARFMAFVRGRALPVAGWCAVAVLLFDPDVFRMFLNSIAGYVKRSGDPSPGAGGDDPLVYPSVAQSIIEVQDLSLSEVLSYFHPWLWVALAGLGGFVPLLLARPAAFFLLPLGVLSFLSVKLGGRMVMFGAPVLALGFALPMVWGVQRVLRHDLRTGWVRLALSAVLLVIVATPFVDLLPAMTQGPIINKRHAEALRHIRTATPEDSMVWIWWDWGYSAHHFAHRRTIADGASHGGPSLYVPAAVFSTANPRFAWQLIRYTAERGGIPGSVFEGMGGAQAQELVHRLGIEKMTFADAPRQYLVVSYDMLRLGFWITNFGTWDFLSREGKGYAISSIPQQLSYSLDTGEVQVQGNTTGVLASTIDVFDEGQLERRDYIVRQGGSGNAIADYAARQRNIESRRNIHFLFNKVTGEKLVLDDRLYNTVMVQLLLCSPDDTRFAPYFKLIYDNVYARVYEVR; the protein is encoded by the coding sequence ATGACACGACTACGCGGCACACTGTCCGTCTGCATTGACGCCTTTCCTGCGTGGACACGCCCTCTGGCCCTCGCCTTCGTCGTTTACGCCCTTTCCTTCGGGATGCGGATGCTGGAATACCCTGCATGGCAGAATCCCGAATACATGCTCGATGGCGAGTATCTGCTTGCCACCCATGACGCCTATCACTGGATAGCCGGTGCCGAGGGCTTCGAATTCGGTGCGGGTCATCCCATGTCCGAACTCGTGCGCCTTGCGGCGGCCTTTACAGGCACCACGCCTGCGGCTGTGGGGTTCTGGCTTCCGCCGGTCATGGCAAGCCTTGTTGCCGTGGGCGTATTCGGCTGGGCCGCCGCGCTTGGCGGGGTTGAGGCGGGCGTGTGCGCCGGGGTGCTGGCTTCGCTGGCACCGGGCTTTCTCGCGCGTACACTGCTCGGGTATTGCGACACAGACCTCGTGACCCTTCTCTTCCCGCTTCTGATGGGTCTTGGGCCGGCCTTCTGGATGGCCCGGTTCATGTTCACCCCGTTGCAGGTCGCCCGTCGTCTTCTTGCACGCCGCACGGGCACTTCTGACGTCGTTCCCGATGCCGTGGCGGTCATGATGACGTCCCGCGGGGAGGCTGACGACGACTGGCATGGCGGGGCCTTGTCCCCCCGGTGGCTGGCTCTGCTCGCGGGCTCGGGGCTTGTGGGTAGCTGGGGGGCCGAGTGGCATTCTCTGTTCCCCTACCTGATTCGCTATGATGTGGTACTTCTGTTCGGCTGCATATGCGTGTTCGGCAGGCCGGGCATGCGCCGTGCCCTGCTCGTGGGGGGGCTCGCCTACGCGCTTCCCATGCTCGTGGGGGCCTGGGGGCTGCTCTTCGCGCTGGCACTGGGCTGGGGGCTGCACCGGGCCGACGCCCGTTTCATGGCCTTCGTGCGCGGACGGGCGCTTCCGGTAGCCGGATGGTGCGCCGTCGCCGTGCTTCTGTTCGATCCCGATGTGTTCAGGATGTTCCTCAACTCGATCGCCGGGTATGTCAAACGAAGCGGGGATCCTTCTCCGGGCGCTGGCGGCGATGATCCCCTCGTCTATCCGTCGGTGGCACAGAGCATCATCGAGGTGCAAGACCTCTCGCTTTCCGAGGTGCTCTCGTATTTTCATCCGTGGTTGTGGGTGGCACTTGCGGGGCTTGGCGGATTCGTGCCCTTGTTGCTGGCACGACCTGCCGCCTTCTTCCTGCTGCCGCTTGGCGTGCTCTCGTTCCTCAGCGTGAAGCTTGGCGGGCGCATGGTCATGTTCGGTGCGCCGGTGCTCGCCCTGGGCTTCGCGTTGCCGATGGTGTGGGGTGTCCAGCGGGTGCTCCGGCACGACCTGCGGACAGGATGGGTGCGCCTTGCCTTGTCTGCCGTGCTGCTCGTCATCGTCGCCACCCCGTTCGTCGACCTGCTACCCGCCATGACGCAGGGCCCCATCATCAACAAGCGCCATGCCGAGGCGTTGCGCCATATCCGTACGGCCACGCCAGAGGATTCCATGGTCTGGATATGGTGGGACTGGGGGTATTCGGCCCATCATTTCGCACATCGCAGGACCATCGCCGACGGTGCAAGCCATGGCGGGCCGTCGCTGTATGTGCCCGCCGCCGTGTTCTCGACAGCCAACCCGCGCTTCGCGTGGCAGCTCATCAGGTACACGGCGGAGAGGGGCGGCATCCCCGGCAGTGTCTTCGAGGGCATGGGCGGGGCGCAGGCGCAGGAACTTGTGCACAGGCTTGGCATCGAGAAGATGACCTTTGCCGATGCTCCGCGCCAGTATCTCGTGGTCAGTTACGACATGTTGCGTCTGGGGTTCTGGATAACCAACTTCGGCACATGGGACTTCTTGTCACGCGAGGGCAAGGGGTACGCCATCAGCAGTATCCCGCAACAACTCTCGTACAGCCTTGATACGGGAGAGGTGCAGGTGCAGGGCAACACGACAGGAGTGCTCGCCTCCACTATCGACGTCTTCGACGAGGGGCAGCTTGAGCGGCGCGACTACATCGTGCGGCAGGGGGGCAGCGGCAACGCCATCGCCGACTACGCCGCACGCCAGCGCAACATAGAGAGCAGGCGCAACATCCACTTCCTGTTCAACAAGGTCACGGGCGAAAAACTCGTCCTTGATGACAGGCTCTATAATACGGTGATGGTGCAGCTTCTGCTGTGCTCGCCCGACGACACGCGCTTCGCCCCGTATTTCAAGCTGATATACGACAATGTCTACGCGCGCGTGTACGAGGTGCGGTAG
- a CDS encoding 23S rRNA (pseudouridine(1915)-N(3))-methyltransferase RlmH, with amino-acid sequence MRTLRILAVGRIRTPFWQQAATHYMERIRHNCRLTETVVKDGGAALPPTARNADEGARLIAAMGPTDIVVCLDEHGRNMTSRDFAGFIERLTENATRTPCFVIGGAFGLDKSVLQRAEHKLALGPMTFPHEMARVVLLEQLYRADAILRGAPYHHD; translated from the coding sequence ATGAGGACACTGCGCATTCTCGCCGTCGGACGTATCCGGACACCATTCTGGCAACAGGCCGCCACGCACTACATGGAGAGGATACGGCACAACTGTCGCCTGACCGAAACCGTGGTCAAGGATGGCGGCGCGGCGCTGCCTCCGACGGCACGCAATGCGGATGAAGGGGCGCGGCTCATCGCAGCCATGGGCCCCACCGACATCGTCGTATGCCTCGATGAACACGGGCGGAACATGACATCACGCGACTTCGCAGGCTTCATCGAACGACTCACCGAGAACGCCACGCGGACGCCGTGCTTCGTCATCGGAGGGGCCTTCGGGTTGGACAAGAGCGTCCTGCAAAGGGCCGAACACAAGCTCGCCCTCGGGCCCATGACCTTTCCGCACGAAATGGCGCGAGTGGTGTTGCTTGAACAGCTGTACCGGGCAGACGCCATCCTGCGCGGGGCCCCCTACCACCACGACTAG